The following are encoded in a window of Acidobacteriota bacterium genomic DNA:
- the pilO gene encoding type 4a pilus biogenesis protein PilO: MALETGLEGKPWYFGLILGLVLGGALLFLGKKVQIEPKQQQIDSQRRELAQLETQIEQGRAAKRELPQFREEVRKLEIELDKLLRILPARRNTPELLRRIRALTEQGDFGFQRFTPGGFIDREFYSEWPISIYVTGDYHNLALLFDRVSRFSRIINIENLNVGAAPGPGGQTISASFTAKTFIYKEPDPEALQEPAN, from the coding sequence ATGGCACTCGAAACCGGCCTCGAAGGCAAGCCCTGGTACTTCGGCCTGATCCTCGGCCTCGTCCTGGGCGGTGCGCTGCTCTTCCTCGGCAAGAAGGTTCAGATCGAGCCGAAGCAGCAGCAGATCGATTCGCAGCGCAGGGAGCTCGCCCAGCTCGAGACTCAGATCGAGCAGGGGCGGGCGGCGAAGCGAGAGCTGCCGCAGTTCCGCGAAGAGGTGCGCAAGCTCGAGATCGAGCTCGACAAGCTGCTGCGTATCCTGCCGGCACGGCGCAACACGCCGGAGCTGCTGCGCCGGATCCGCGCTCTGACCGAGCAGGGGGACTTCGGCTTCCAGCGCTTCACGCCGGGTGGCTTCATCGATCGTGAGTTCTACAGCGAGTGGCCGATCAGCATCTATGTCACCGGCGACTACCACAACCTGGCGCTGCTCTTCGACCGGGTGAGCCGGTTCTCGCGCATCATCAACATCGAGAACCTCAACGTGGGTGCGGCGCCGGGGCCGGGCGGACAGACCATCTCGGCATCCTTCACGGCCAAGACCTTCATCTACAAGGAGCCCGATCCAGAGGCGCTCCAGGAGCCAGCCAATTGA
- a CDS encoding PilN domain-containing protein — protein MIKINLLSEGRKPVAVRKGRREAGPSTREWAPIMLGLAVLAGILVFGLWWWSLHKEIQSNQRALVQARAEWAELEPIIREVEDYKRKQTELEHKIAVIKDLRRNQRGPVQVMDEISRALPELLWLDNMSMNNSAVTLTGRGFNPNAVANFIENLDSVPEFQEPILRDTQQQGNVYNFTVVFNYSYLKPADEEGDEAAVAAGG, from the coding sequence CGAGGGACGCAAGCCCGTCGCGGTCCGCAAGGGTCGTCGCGAGGCCGGCCCGTCGACGCGGGAGTGGGCGCCGATCATGTTGGGCCTGGCAGTGCTGGCCGGAATTCTGGTCTTCGGCCTCTGGTGGTGGAGCCTGCACAAGGAGATCCAGTCGAACCAGCGCGCCCTGGTGCAGGCGCGAGCCGAGTGGGCCGAGCTCGAGCCGATCATCCGCGAAGTCGAGGACTACAAGCGCAAGCAGACGGAGCTCGAGCACAAGATCGCAGTCATCAAGGATCTGCGCCGCAACCAGCGCGGTCCGGTGCAGGTGATGGACGAGATCTCGCGCGCCCTGCCGGAGCTGCTCTGGCTCGACAACATGTCGATGAACAACAGTGCAGTGACGCTCACCGGGAGGGGCTTCAACCCCAACGCGGTGGCCAACTTCATCGAGAACCTGGACTCGGTGCCGGAGTTCCAGGAGCCGATTCTGCGCGACACCCAGCAGCAGGGCAACGTCTACAACTTCACCGTTGTCTTCAATTACAGCTACTTGAAGCCGGCCGACGAAGAAGGCGACGAAGCGGCTGTGGCGGCGGGCGGATAG